One window of the Prionailurus bengalensis isolate Pbe53 chromosome E1, Fcat_Pben_1.1_paternal_pri, whole genome shotgun sequence genome contains the following:
- the RNF222 gene encoding RING finger protein 222 — MSEGESKDSSGSECPVCYEKFRDLDGASRTLSCGHVFCHDCLVKYLLSTRVDGQVQRTIVCPICRYVTFLSKKSSRWASMLDRSSQTLAVPVGPPAASPTAWRPPPSQGAQLPSDPPPGLAREPQVFVISRHGMPLGEQDSVLPQRSLAELSEASPAPSSRRAFCCRSRALLLITLIAVVAVVAAILPWVLLVRKQA; from the coding sequence ATGTCAGAAGGGGAGAGCAAGGACAGCTCGGGCAGCGAGTGTCCCGTGTGCTACGAGAAATTCCGCGACCTGGACGGCGCCAGCCGCACCCTGAGCTGCGGCCACGTGTTCTGCCACGACTGCCTGGTCAAGTACCTGCTCTCCACCCGCGTGGACGGCCAGGTGCAGAGGACCATCGTCTGCCCCATCTGCCGCTACGTCACCTTCCTCAGTAAGAAGAGCTCCCGCTGGGCTTCCATGCTGGACAGGAGCTCCCAGACCTTGGCCGTGCCCGTGGGCCCCCCGGCCGCCTCCCCGACGGCCTGGAGGCCGCCCCCCAGCCAGGGCGCCCAGCTCCCCTCGGACCCGCCGCCCGGCCTGGCCCGGGAGCCCCAGGTCTTCGTCATCAGCCGCCACGGGATGCCCCTGGGCGAGCAGGACAGCGTGCTGCCCCAGCGCAGCCTGGCCGAGCTGTCGGAGGCCTCGCCGGCCCCCAGCTCCCGCCGGGCCTTCTGCTGCCGCTCGCGGGCCCTGCTACTCATCACCCTCATCGCCGTGGTGGCCGTGGTGGCCGCCATCCTGCCCTGGGTGCTGCTGGTGAGGAAGCAGGCCTGA